Proteins from a single region of bacterium:
- the rfaE1 gene encoding D-glycero-beta-D-manno-heptose-7-phosphate kinase, protein MRKEKLSRFLSQKKLKEVLEKSKRKNILVVGDVILDNYIYGDVSRISPEAPVPVVEVKEESFTAGGAGNVALNIKSLGGNVFLIGGIGKDTNGEILTHIIKEKKIERFFLERSLSTITKTRIIGRDQQIVRIDREKRKEISDKEVKQIIGKIDEIVNNKIDGIIVSDYGKGIITKKLINYLIDIKKKKGIILCIDPKIQHFTYYKNVTCLTPNKKEAAEGMKENNPESKNEIIKLGKKIKKKLKSEILIITLGKQGMILFDRKNNIFHIPSVAKEVYDVTGAGDTVIASFTLTFSQTKDEVISSIIANLAGGIVVGKLGTAVVTSEELEKIFEKNLNSEYIKIEK, encoded by the coding sequence TACTTGAAAAATCAAAGAGGAAAAATATACTTGTTGTTGGAGATGTTATTCTTGATAATTATATTTATGGTGATGTTTCAAGAATTTCTCCAGAAGCACCTGTTCCTGTGGTTGAAGTAAAAGAAGAAAGTTTTACTGCTGGTGGTGCAGGAAATGTTGCTCTAAATATAAAATCACTTGGTGGGAATGTGTTTTTGATAGGCGGAATTGGTAAAGATACAAATGGCGAAATCCTAACTCATATAATAAAAGAAAAGAAAATTGAAAGATTCTTTCTTGAAAGGTCTCTTTCTACAATTACCAAAACAAGAATAATTGGCAGAGACCAGCAAATTGTGAGAATAGATAGAGAAAAAAGAAAAGAAATATCTGATAAAGAAGTAAAACAAATTATTGGAAAAATTGATGAAATCGTAAATAATAAAATTGATGGAATAATTGTATCTGATTATGGAAAAGGAATTATTACAAAAAAACTGATAAATTACCTTATTGATATTAAAAAGAAAAAAGGAATTATTCTATGTATTGACCCAAAAATTCAGCACTTTACTTATTATAAAAATGTTACCTGTTTAACTCCAAACAAAAAAGAAGCAGCAGAAGGAATGAAAGAAAACAACCCTGAAAGTAAAAACGAAATAATAAAATTAGGGAAGAAAATAAAAAAGAAACTTAAAAGTGAAATTCTTATTATTACTCTTGGAAAACAGGGAATGATTTTATTTGATAGAAAAAATAATATCTTTCATATTCCATCTGTCGCAAAAGAAGTATATGATGTAACAGGAGCAGGGGATACAGTTATTGCCTCTTTTACCCTAACTTTTAGTCAGACAAAAGATGAAGTTATTTCTTCAATAATTGCAAATTTGGCAGGTGGTATTGTTGTTGGTAAATTAGGAACAGCAGTTGTAACCAGTGAAGAACTTGAAAAAATTTTTGAAAAAAATCTAAATTCAGAATATATTAAAATAGAAAAATGA